aaaaaggccaactCGGCCCCCAATTTCAGCCATGATGTGGGTGGCACTTGGATTCGGAAGAACATATAGGGAACAATAAAGTAACGAAACTCCAGCAAGAGTTGAGGCGTTAAACTGACCATCACGAACACGGGATAAGACACCTTAAATGCAATATTGGTCCGCTTGAGATTGTGGAGTACGCCAAAGGCTCCAAACATGTAGATCGGAATCGGGAGGTACTTGCTCCAGAAACTCCGATCTAAGAGTCTTCGCCAGATGTAGAACGTGTAATGACGATTGTCGGCCAAAAGATAGGGGTGGGCCAACGAATAGACGTCAACGATGCAATAGCACAGAATGgcttgaaaaatgatcaagcGATAATGGCGCCTCCCAAAGGTCAGAAAGGCGGGGAGGAGGGGCAGGAGGAATGGCCAGGCCAATCCCAGGCAGAAGGCGCAGAAGTACAGGACTTGGGTCGGGTGGAAGCAAGCCACGTGGGCCTCCCGGTCACCCACCACGATCCCTTCATTGAGGATAAGAAACGAAACAAAGGCCATCCCGACCAATAGGTAGCCACCCACTTGGGGCAGGGCCAGTCGGATCAGCCGCCAAGTACGGCGGGGATCGAATAGAAGAAAGTAAACTCCTTCCAAGAGCTCCACCACCTGACCGCGGGTGTCCAAATTGATCTTGACGGGGTGAGGGCCTTCTAACATGTGCATGTGGATATTGTGGACCAGTAAGGGCCCGAGCCGCTGCCAAGCCACAAAAGCCACCCAAATGATATTCGTTTGACGAAAACTGACGGCCAACAGTCCTAAAATACAATATTAATAGACTTGACCAAGGATGATGCCCTGAGGGCTACAATGAGGATGGTCGTTACCGATGAAACTGGCGCACCAATCGCGGCCATCTAAATGCAGGGAATACATAAATACCACGAAGAACGTGGAGCCCACGTCCGTGTAGTAGAAGAAGCTGAAGAAGTAGAACAACGGGCACAAGCACATGTTCAACGAGGATAGCAAGGCTTGCTGGGCGTCATAGTACTAAAATTCAAGAACCCATCTTTAACTGATTGAAACAGACATGAAAAGTAATCAAATGGGTGATGAATGAAGGAATGAATGAtgttcttctctctctctctctctctctctctctctctctctcaataaatatatattttataTCGTATCCCTGCCTTTCTTTCTCATGGGCGAGATGGTCGAGTTCATCATAAATTCCTCGTGATCTGGAGCGTTCCTGAACCTGTTAGTCTGCTGCTGTCTTTGAT
This DNA window, taken from Tigriopus californicus strain San Diego chromosome 9, Tcal_SD_v2.1, whole genome shotgun sequence, encodes the following:
- the LOC131887387 gene encoding putative Dol-P-Glc:Glc(2)Man(9)GlcNAc(2)-PP-Dol alpha-1,2-glucosyltransferase — protein: MTMAIQETLLYSAFTGLSLAAFQFLHHVQPTPYMDEMFHIPQAQRYCAGRFQEWDPKITTPPGLYLISVGVLHPLSQWLGQVLCQTYHLRLINVGLASLTLIILYRISEQIHGGKHYYDAQQALLSSLNMCLCPLFYFFSFFYYTDVGSTFFVVFMYSLHLDGRDWCASFIGLLAVSFRQTNIIWVAFVAWQRLGPLLVHNIHMHMLEGPHPVKINLDTRGQVVELLEGVYFLLFDPRRTWRLIRLALPQVGGYLLVGMAFVSFLILNEGIVVGDREAHVACFHPTQVLYFCAFCLGLAWPFLLPLLPAFLTFGRRHYRLIIFQAILCYCIVDVYSLAHPYLLADNRHYTFYIWRRLLDRSFWSKYLPIPIYMFGAFGVLHNLKRTNIAFKVSYPVFVMVSLTPQLLLEFRYFIVPYMFFRIQVPPTSWLKLGAELAFFLCINAVTFYLYVQKPFEWEHDSGKVQRFMW